From Vitis vinifera cultivar Pinot Noir 40024 chromosome 5, ASM3070453v1, the proteins below share one genomic window:
- the LOC104879447 gene encoding uncharacterized protein LOC104879447 has translation MDQSSSNQITESKNLNSVTFSRQTEMPNQIAAVSQTEIPHMDADLYKTLYRGESVSSKGTAQSERRHSTPLHLAAREGHRAVVEALLDAKALHLEIESGVGTDKAMLRMTNKGKDTALHEAVRYHHSKVVKFLIEADPHFIYGANSIGYTPLYMAAEKGYGDLVKIIINTSPSSDHKGIEGRTVLHAAVLCRHQAMTKKILEWKPMLIKEVDENGWSPLHCAAYIRDAAITKQLLDGSSQDKSVDENGNNVFHFAMMKKHASRFGSELLIKDGLRVRGLVNEKDAQGDTPLHLLASFGVNDVEFILDKTVDKMERNKRKLNFSDNFISSRNKFSWGTVAFAAGFTWPGGYSDTDGMAILTKKASFKHLLCRIP, from the exons ATGGATCAGTCCAGCTCCAATCAAATTACAGAATCGAAGAACCTTAACTCGGTAACCTTTTCAAGGCAAACTGAGATGCCGAACCAGATTGCAGCTGTTAGCCAAACTGAGATCCCCCACATGGATGCTGATTTGTACAAGACTTTGTATAGAGGTGAATCAGTTTCCTCAAAGGGAA CAGCTCAATCTGAAAGGCGACACTCCACTCCACTTCACCTTGCTGCGAGAGAAGGCCATAGGGCGGTTGTGGAAGCTCTCCTTGATGCAAAAGCACTTCACTTAGAGATCGAAAGTGGGGTCGGAACAGACAAAGCGATGCTGAGGATGACCAATAAGGGGAAAGACACAGCCTTGCATGAGGCGGTGCGGTATCATCACTCAAAAGTGGTCAAGTTTTTGATTGAGGCAGACCCTCACTTCATCTATGGTGCTAACAGTATAGGCTACACTCCTCTTTACATGGCTGCCGAGAAAGGATATGGGGACTTGGTGAAAATAATCATAAACACCAGCCCTTCATCAGATCACAAAGGCATCGAGGGTAGAACAGTTTTGCATGCCGCTGTACTCTGCCGTCACCAAG CAATGACAAAGAAGATACTAGAATGGAAGCCAATGCTAATCAAAGAAGTGGATGAAAATGGCTGGTCTCCGCTTCATTGTGCTGCATACATACGTGATGCCGCAATTACCAAGCAATTACTAGACGGATCATCACAAGACAAGTCT GTTGATGAAAATGGCAATAATGTTTTTCACTTCGCCATGATGAAGAAGCACGCTTCTCGTTTTGGTAGTGAGTTATTAATAAAGGATGGATTAAGAGTGAGAGGACTTGTAAATGAGAAAGATGCTCAAGGAGACACACCCCTCCACCTGCTTGCTTCTTTCGGAGTTAATGATGTAGAATTCATATTGGACAAAACGGTGGATAAGATGGAAAGGAACAAAAGAAAGTTGAACTTTTCtgacaattttatttcttctcggaataaattttcatggggCACAGTAGCCTTTGCGGCAGGCTTCACCTGGCCCGGTGGTTACAGCGACACAGATGGGATGGCAATCTTAACAAAGAAAGCATCTTTCAAACATTTGTTGTGTCGGATACCATAG